One Pseudomonas tolaasii NCPPB 2192 genomic window carries:
- a CDS encoding Hcp family type VI secretion system effector, translating to MPTPAYLSITGVKQGLITAGTFTQDSVGNIYQEGHEDQILVQAFAHQVIIPRDPQSGQPTGQRVHKPMMISKVFDKSSPLLFSALTSGEEVSCRLEWLRTSSAGTQEHYFTIELEGATVVDIQSRMPNCQDPDNAHFTHLEDVYFTYRKIIWTHEVAGTSGSDDWRSPVAG from the coding sequence ATGCCAACACCCGCGTACCTTTCAATCACCGGCGTTAAACAAGGCTTGATCACGGCAGGCACATTCACCCAGGACTCAGTAGGTAATATTTATCAAGAGGGGCATGAGGACCAGATTCTGGTACAGGCATTTGCCCACCAGGTCATCATTCCCCGCGACCCACAATCGGGTCAGCCAACGGGCCAGCGGGTTCACAAACCGATGATGATCAGCAAGGTCTTCGACAAGTCCTCGCCCCTGCTCTTCAGCGCGCTGACATCGGGCGAGGAGGTATCATGCCGCCTGGAGTGGCTGCGCACCTCCTCCGCCGGCACTCAGGAACACTACTTCACCATTGAACTGGAGGGGGCAACCGTCGTGGACATTCAGTCGCGCATGCCCAATTGCCAGGACCCGGACAACGCCCACTTCACCCATTTGGAGGATGTGTATTTCACCTACCGAAAAATTATCTGGACTCACGAAGTCGCCGGCACTTCCGGTTCGGACGACTGGCGTAGCCCGGTAGCCGGCTAA
- a CDS encoding extracellular solute-binding protein, whose product MRLAFPTTLFGSALALLLATSAVIAAPQTYLTVYGEPAKYPTGFTHFDYANPNAPKGGSLKRSAIEIGRFDHVLPYIDKGIGVSQVDGWLYAPLAQRSLDEPYTVYGLVAEKMERAEDGLSLRFYLNPKARFADGTPITAEDVRYSFDLLMTQGSLRFRTLFADVKHVEVEGERQVRFDFSSNENRTLPLDIATLPVFPEHWWKTRDFANGGGYEAPLGSGPYKVSKIDSGSTITFTRDPNWWGKDLPVSRGLYNFDHLSLEYFGDTEVARQVLRGGAYDFNREFSATGYSIGYNGPALDDGRLQRDHLAKEMPQPAQGYVFNVQKPMFKDRRVRQALAMLWDFEWANRQMMRNMYIRQQSFFSNSPLAASQPPTQEELAILEPLRGQVPDEVFTQVFKAPVTDGSGMIRDKQLQALALLEEAGWKPKGDKLVNAEGEPLEFTFLNAQSGLERLLLPYKRNLAQIGITLNIRRIDSSQYVNRVMARDYDMIVTGFPVTTSPGMELYNFFGSDAAFDPGANNYMVLKDPAVDTLIKGLVKANTQAQMLTYAHALDRVLQWNYLWIPNYYPPGTSAAWWNRFGRPAIEARNDEALETWWEISPTPLTNEQMTAELKKRGGAR is encoded by the coding sequence ATGCGACTGGCTTTTCCTACAACACTGTTCGGTTCTGCCCTGGCCCTGCTGCTGGCCACTTCGGCTGTGATCGCAGCCCCGCAGACCTACCTCACGGTCTACGGCGAACCGGCCAAGTACCCCACCGGCTTCACTCATTTTGACTATGCCAATCCCAATGCGCCCAAGGGCGGCAGCCTCAAGCGCTCGGCCATCGAGATCGGGCGCTTCGACCATGTGCTGCCGTACATCGACAAAGGTATTGGTGTGTCTCAGGTCGACGGCTGGCTGTACGCGCCGCTGGCCCAGCGCTCGCTGGACGAGCCGTATACGGTGTATGGCCTGGTCGCCGAAAAGATGGAGCGCGCCGAGGACGGCCTGTCGCTGCGCTTCTATTTGAACCCCAAAGCACGTTTTGCCGACGGCACGCCCATCACCGCCGAAGACGTGCGTTACAGTTTTGACCTGCTGATGACCCAGGGCAGCCTGCGCTTCCGCACACTGTTCGCCGACGTCAAGCACGTCGAAGTCGAGGGTGAGCGCCAGGTGCGCTTTGATTTTTCCAGCAATGAAAATCGCACCCTGCCGCTGGATATCGCCACCTTGCCGGTGTTTCCCGAGCATTGGTGGAAGACCCGCGATTTTGCCAATGGCGGCGGTTATGAAGCGCCGCTCGGCAGCGGCCCGTACAAGGTCAGCAAGATCGACTCAGGCAGCACCATTACCTTTACCCGCGACCCGAACTGGTGGGGCAAGGATTTACCGGTCAGCCGCGGCCTGTACAACTTCGATCATCTGAGCCTTGAGTACTTCGGCGACACCGAAGTGGCGCGCCAGGTGCTGCGTGGCGGTGCCTACGACTTCAACCGCGAGTTTTCCGCCACCGGTTACTCCATCGGCTACAACGGCCCGGCGCTGGATGATGGCCGCCTGCAACGTGATCACCTGGCCAAAGAGATGCCGCAACCGGCCCAGGGCTATGTGTTCAACGTACAAAAACCGATGTTCAAGGACCGCCGCGTGCGCCAGGCCCTGGCCATGCTGTGGGACTTCGAATGGGCCAACCGGCAGATGATGCGCAATATGTACATCCGCCAGCAAAGCTTCTTCTCCAACAGCCCGTTGGCCGCGAGCCAACCGCCGACCCAGGAAGAACTGGCGATTCTTGAACCCTTGCGCGGCCAGGTGCCCGACGAGGTGTTCACGCAAGTGTTCAAGGCGCCGGTCACCGATGGCAGCGGCATGATTCGTGACAAGCAGTTGCAAGCTCTGGCCTTGCTCGAAGAAGCCGGCTGGAAACCCAAGGGCGACAAGCTGGTCAACGCCGAGGGCGAGCCGCTGGAGTTCACTTTCCTTAATGCCCAAAGTGGTTTGGAACGCCTGTTGCTGCCGTATAAACGCAATCTCGCGCAAATCGGCATTACGTTGAACATCCGCCGCATTGACTCCTCGCAGTACGTCAACCGCGTAATGGCCCGCGATTACGACATGATCGTCACCGGCTTCCCGGTGACCACCTCACCGGGCATGGAGCTGTATAATTTTTTCGGCTCGGACGCAGCGTTCGACCCCGGCGCCAACAACTACATGGTGCTCAAGGATCCGGCCGTCGACACACTGATCAAAGGCCTGGTCAAGGCCAACACCCAGGCACAAATGCTCACCTATGCCCATGCCCTGGACCGCGTGCTGCAATGGAACTACCTGTGGATCCCCAACTACTACCCGCCCGGCACCTCCGCCGCGTGGTGGAACCGCTTCGGCCGCCCGGCCATCGAGGCCAGGAACGACGAGGCGCTGGAAACCTGGTGGGAAATCAGCCCCACCCCACTGACGAATGAACAGATGACCGCCGAGCTGAAAAAACGCGGAGGAGCGCGCTGA
- a CDS encoding DUF1543 domain-containing protein — MLFVVMLGGKHPRAKIEVHDVVFAVADTLQGTYAQLRDGWFGSPNGVHIDSWMMVEGVDGWKVELSHLAPQADAHRLYFINLGGYEANAFGEAHHYLLVVAKTPREAMSKGKRHMLHDWTQPHTDGVMDIDDCLPIDLVDGRYIHLVQGAHRPIIQQNDYIVLP; from the coding sequence ATGCTGTTTGTCGTCATGCTCGGAGGAAAGCATCCACGGGCGAAAATTGAAGTTCACGATGTGGTGTTCGCTGTGGCGGACACGCTGCAAGGCACCTATGCGCAGTTGCGCGACGGCTGGTTTGGCAGCCCCAACGGTGTACACATCGACTCGTGGATGATGGTCGAGGGCGTCGACGGCTGGAAAGTCGAACTTAGCCATTTGGCGCCCCAGGCAGACGCGCATCGTTTGTATTTCATCAACCTGGGTGGTTACGAGGCCAATGCCTTTGGCGAGGCCCATCACTACCTGCTGGTGGTGGCCAAAACCCCGCGGGAAGCCATGAGCAAAGGCAAACGGCACATGCTGCATGACTGGACTCAGCCTCACACTGATGGCGTGATGGATATTGATGACTGCCTGCCCATCGACCTGGTAGACGGCCGCTATATTCACCTCGTACAAGGCGCGCACCGGCCCATCATCCAGCAGAATGACTACATCGTGTTGCCCTGA
- a CDS encoding microcin C ABC transporter permease YejB, with the protein MFAYIVRRLLLIIPTLVIILLVNFVIVQAAPGGPVEQAIAHLQGIGGGAVGGSAGEGISSGSRASRGLDPKLIKDIEKQYGFDKPAPERLWLMLKSYAKLDFGNSFFRGKTVIDLILEKMPVTISLGLWATLITYLVSIPLGIRKAVRHGSSFDVWSSTAIVIGYAMPAFLFAMFLIVVFAGGTSLNWFPVRGLVSENFEELSTVGKVADYFWHLVLPVTALVIGGFATLTILTKNSFLNEITRQYVVTARAKGLSERRVLYGHVFRNAMLLVISGIPQAFISVFFAGSLLIEVIFSLDGLGRMSYEAAVSRDYPVVFGSLFIFTLFGLLIKLIGDLCYTLVDPRIDFAARNA; encoded by the coding sequence ATGTTTGCTTACATTGTGCGGCGCCTTCTGCTGATCATCCCGACGCTGGTGATCATCCTGCTGGTGAATTTCGTGATCGTGCAGGCCGCGCCAGGCGGCCCGGTCGAACAGGCCATCGCCCACCTGCAAGGGATTGGCGGCGGTGCCGTCGGCGGTTCGGCTGGCGAGGGCATCAGCAGCGGCTCGCGAGCCAGCCGGGGGCTGGACCCCAAACTCATCAAGGACATCGAAAAACAGTACGGCTTCGACAAACCCGCGCCGGAACGCCTGTGGTTGATGCTCAAGAGCTACGCCAAACTGGATTTTGGTAACAGTTTCTTTCGTGGCAAAACCGTCATCGACCTGATCCTGGAGAAAATGCCGGTCACCATTTCCCTGGGCCTGTGGGCCACGCTGATCACCTACCTGGTGTCGATCCCTCTGGGCATCCGCAAAGCCGTGCGCCATGGCAGCAGTTTTGATGTGTGGAGCAGCACGGCCATCGTCATCGGTTACGCGATGCCGGCGTTTCTGTTCGCGATGTTCCTGATTGTGGTGTTTGCCGGCGGCACCTCGCTGAACTGGTTCCCGGTGCGCGGCCTGGTGTCAGAGAACTTTGAAGAGCTGAGCACGGTCGGCAAGGTTGCCGATTATTTTTGGCACCTGGTGTTGCCGGTCACCGCGCTGGTCATCGGCGGCTTTGCCACGCTGACCATTCTCACCAAAAACTCCTTCCTGAATGAAATCACCCGTCAGTACGTGGTCACTGCCCGCGCCAAAGGCTTGAGCGAGCGCCGCGTGCTGTATGGCCATGTGTTTCGCAACGCGATGTTGCTGGTGATCTCGGGAATTCCACAGGCCTTTATCAGCGTGTTCTTTGCCGGTTCGCTGCTGATCGAGGTGATCTTTTCCCTCGACGGCCTGGGGCGCATGAGCTACGAGGCTGCTGTGTCGCGGGATTACCCGGTGGTGTTCGGCTCGCTGTTTATCTTCACCTTGTTCGGGCTCTTGATAAAACTCATCGGCGACCTCTGCTACACCCTGGTGGACCCGCGTATCGACTTTGCCGCGAGGAACGCCTGA
- a CDS encoding polyamine ABC transporter substrate-binding protein — MHKALIALFSAALLATSSLSHAADDPANTLRIYNWADYIGDTTLADFERATGIKVIYDTYDSYETVQGKLLSGRSGYDLALLNASLVPLLIKGKVFQPLDKSQLPDWKNLDPVVLKSLETHDPGVTYSAPYTWGSNGVTYNVEMIKARMPDAPIGSLAMIFDPRIVSKFADCGITFMDSPTDMIPLALTYLKLDPNSVAPKDLKAAQDVLMAVRPYIRKFDSSGFINGLANGDLCLATTWSGDYATSQARATEAGAKVKLDYFIPQEGSLIWFDNFYIPADAPHVANAHKFIEFLLQPQTMAGVSNTIHYANSNLASKPLVNADIRDNPAIYPDPATMQRLFTQKSQPQAAVRLITRTWNAVKTGK; from the coding sequence ATGCACAAAGCCCTTATCGCCCTGTTCAGCGCCGCATTGCTGGCAACCAGTTCGCTGAGCCACGCCGCCGACGACCCCGCCAACACCTTGCGCATCTACAACTGGGCGGACTATATCGGCGACACCACCCTGGCCGATTTCGAGAGGGCCACGGGCATCAAGGTGATCTACGACACCTACGATTCCTACGAAACCGTGCAAGGCAAATTACTTTCCGGACGCTCCGGCTACGACCTGGCATTGCTGAATGCTTCGCTGGTGCCGCTGCTGATCAAAGGCAAGGTGTTTCAGCCGCTGGATAAATCGCAACTGCCCGACTGGAAAAACCTCGACCCCGTCGTGCTCAAGAGCCTGGAAACCCACGACCCGGGCGTCACCTACTCGGCGCCGTATACCTGGGGCAGCAACGGCGTGACCTACAACGTGGAGATGATCAAGGCGCGCATGCCGGATGCGCCGATCGGCTCGCTGGCGATGATCTTCGATCCGAGAATCGTGTCGAAATTTGCCGACTGCGGGATCACCTTCATGGACTCGCCCACCGACATGATCCCGCTGGCCCTGACGTACTTGAAGCTGGACCCCAACAGCGTCGCGCCCAAAGACCTCAAGGCTGCCCAGGATGTATTGATGGCCGTGCGTCCCTACATTCGCAAGTTCGACTCCAGCGGTTTCATCAATGGCCTGGCCAATGGCGACCTGTGCCTGGCCACCACCTGGTCGGGGGATTACGCCACCTCCCAGGCGCGAGCCACCGAGGCTGGGGCCAAGGTCAAACTGGACTACTTCATTCCCCAGGAAGGTTCGTTGATCTGGTTCGATAACTTCTACATCCCCGCCGACGCGCCCCACGTCGCCAATGCGCATAAATTCATCGAATTTCTCCTGCAACCGCAAACCATGGCCGGCGTCAGCAACACCATTCATTACGCCAACAGCAACCTGGCCTCCAAGCCGTTGGTGAACGCCGACATCCGCGACAACCCGGCCATCTACCCGGACCCGGCGACGATGCAGCGCCTGTTCACGCAAAAAAGCCAGCCCCAAGCTGCGGTGCGCCTGATCACCCGTACCTGGAATGCCGTGAAAACCGGCAAGTAA
- a CDS encoding peptidylprolyl isomerase yields MAKATARHILVSTEDKCNELKAQIEGGADFAEIAKANSSCPSSRDGGNLGSFGPGQMVKEFDTVVFSAPVNTVQGPVKTQFGYHLLEVTSRQD; encoded by the coding sequence ATGGCCAAAGCAACCGCCCGTCATATCCTCGTTTCCACTGAAGACAAGTGCAACGAACTCAAGGCCCAAATCGAAGGCGGCGCCGATTTCGCAGAAATCGCCAAAGCCAACTCCAGCTGCCCGTCCAGCCGTGACGGCGGCAACCTGGGTTCGTTCGGCCCAGGCCAAATGGTTAAAGAATTCGACACCGTGGTCTTCAGCGCCCCGGTCAACACCGTGCAAGGCCCGGTGAAAACCCAATTCGGTTACCACCTGCTGGAAGTCACCAGCCGCCAGGACTGA
- a CDS encoding response regulator transcription factor, with the protein MTTPSPAPTLQQLEAWHHALAQAFIHVDEASFLEHLAAALCTLTPIESMMISLERQGLAPHLLYQQGIPRAYQDEIIHRYFSRGYLLDPFCLAVDKGLAEGFYHLAQIAPDDFFNSEYYKTYYLRSGGAQESYYIVDLCPQSKISLCMFQGLSAGQFSNEQLALQNATQAMVRELLRRFGTTGGLAKVISDEAFTQTQAHQQIEAAFMGFGSGVLTVREREIAHLILRGHSVKSTAQVLGISPETVRMHRKNLYTKLAINSQAELFALFIEWLTRSGAMARS; encoded by the coding sequence ATGACCACACCCAGCCCCGCGCCAACCCTGCAGCAACTGGAAGCCTGGCACCATGCATTGGCCCAGGCGTTTATCCACGTGGACGAGGCCTCGTTCCTGGAACACCTGGCGGCGGCGCTGTGCACGCTCACCCCCATCGAATCGATGATGATCAGCCTGGAGCGCCAGGGCCTGGCACCGCACTTGTTATATCAACAAGGCATTCCACGGGCTTATCAGGACGAAATCATCCACCGCTATTTCTCCCGTGGTTACCTGCTCGACCCGTTTTGCCTGGCGGTGGACAAGGGGCTTGCCGAGGGTTTTTACCACCTGGCACAAATCGCCCCGGATGACTTCTTCAACAGCGAGTACTACAAAACCTACTACCTGCGCAGCGGCGGCGCGCAGGAGAGCTACTACATCGTCGACCTGTGCCCGCAGAGCAAAATTTCCCTGTGCATGTTCCAAGGCCTGAGCGCCGGGCAATTCAGCAACGAGCAACTGGCACTGCAGAACGCCACTCAGGCGATGGTCCGCGAATTGCTGCGCCGCTTCGGCACCACGGGCGGGCTGGCCAAGGTGATCAGCGATGAAGCCTTTACCCAGACCCAGGCGCACCAGCAGATCGAAGCGGCGTTCATGGGGTTTGGCAGTGGCGTATTGACAGTACGTGAGCGGGAAATTGCCCACTTGATCCTGCGCGGCCACTCGGTGAAATCCACCGCGCAAGTGCTGGGCATCTCACCGGAAACCGTGCGCATGCATCGTAAGAATTTGTACACCAAGCTGGCGATCAACTCCCAGGCCGAGCTGTTTGCATTGTTCATCGAATGGCTGACCCGCAGCGGCGCCATGGCCCGCTCTTGA
- a CDS encoding aldo/keto reductase, giving the protein MRTIDLAGVPVPVIGQGTWRMGENPDQRRAEVAALQLGIDEGMTLIDTAEMYGEGGAEEVVGEAIRGKRDQVFLVSKVYPHNASQKGTPRACESSLQRLGTDYIDLYLLHWRGQYPLEETVEAFERLREAGKIGRWGVSNFDVADLQELASPTCATNQVLYNIEERGIEFDLLPWWQQHHLPLMAYCPIAQGGELLASPTLKQIALRHNATPAQVSLAWVLRQDGVIAIPKAVTPEHVRLNAGAAKLVLDEHDLDAIDRVFGAPKRKHPLAMV; this is encoded by the coding sequence ATGCGTACCATCGATCTGGCTGGCGTTCCCGTCCCTGTTATCGGCCAGGGCACCTGGCGTATGGGCGAAAACCCCGACCAGCGACGCGCCGAAGTCGCCGCATTGCAACTGGGCATTGACGAGGGCATGACCCTGATCGATACCGCCGAAATGTATGGTGAAGGGGGGGCCGAGGAGGTCGTCGGCGAAGCCATACGCGGCAAGCGCGATCAGGTGTTTCTGGTGAGCAAGGTCTATCCGCACAATGCCAGTCAAAAGGGCACCCCTCGTGCCTGTGAATCCAGCCTTCAGCGCCTTGGTACGGATTACATTGACCTGTACCTGTTGCACTGGCGGGGCCAATATCCCTTGGAAGAAACCGTCGAAGCCTTCGAGCGCCTAAGGGAGGCTGGCAAGATCGGTCGCTGGGGTGTCTCCAACTTTGATGTGGCGGACCTGCAGGAACTTGCATCCCCGACATGCGCGACGAACCAGGTGCTATACAACATTGAAGAGCGAGGCATCGAATTCGATTTACTGCCTTGGTGGCAACAACACCATTTGCCCTTGATGGCTTACTGCCCAATCGCTCAGGGCGGTGAGTTGCTGGCGAGTCCCACCCTCAAGCAAATTGCCCTTCGTCATAACGCCACGCCTGCGCAGGTCTCCCTGGCTTGGGTGTTGCGCCAGGACGGCGTTATCGCTATCCCTAAGGCCGTCACACCCGAACATGTACGGCTCAATGCCGGAGCCGCAAAACTCGTGCTCGATGAGCACGATCTGGATGCAATCGACCGGGTATTCGGCGCGCCGAAACGCAAGCACCCGCTGGCGATGGTGTAG
- a CDS encoding aminotransferase — MTLPNPAFFAQFDHDKLDAADKAHYMHGFHMFDEHREQGSLNIAVGNGAYIYDTHGNRYLDAVGGMWCTNIGLGREEMADAIAHQVRQLAYSNPFCDMANVTAIELCAKLASLAPGDLNHVFLTTGGSTAVDTAYRLVQFYQNSRGKPAKKHIISRLSAYHGSTFLTMSIGNKAADRAPEFDFMSDLFHHISCPNYYRAPEGMSEPDFLDFLVSEFEDKILTLGPDNVAAFFAEPIMGSGGVIIPPVGYHRRMWEICQRYDLLYVADEVVTSFGRLGAFFASEDVFGMQPDIITTAKGLTSGYLPLGACIFSERIWQVIGEPGKGRCFTHGFTYSGHPVSCVAALKNIEIIERENLLAHVEDVGVYLEQRLQTLADLPLVGDIRCQRLMACIEFVADKRSKALLPDAVNIGEKIHLRAQAKGLLVRPIGHLNVMSPPLIITRAQVDEIVETLRQCILDTTVELRESGEYQGR; from the coding sequence ATGACTCTGCCAAATCCCGCTTTCTTCGCCCAGTTTGACCACGACAAGCTGGACGCCGCCGACAAAGCTCACTACATGCACGGCTTTCATATGTTCGACGAGCACCGTGAACAAGGCTCGCTGAATATTGCGGTGGGTAACGGCGCCTACATCTACGACACTCATGGCAATCGCTACCTCGATGCCGTCGGTGGCATGTGGTGTACGAATATCGGCCTGGGCCGTGAGGAAATGGCCGACGCCATCGCCCATCAGGTGCGTCAGCTCGCCTACTCCAACCCCTTCTGCGACATGGCCAACGTCACCGCCATCGAACTGTGTGCCAAGCTCGCCAGCCTGGCTCCCGGTGACCTGAACCACGTATTCCTGACCACCGGTGGCTCAACTGCCGTGGACACGGCTTACCGGCTGGTGCAGTTCTACCAGAACAGCCGCGGCAAACCGGCCAAGAAGCACATCATTTCGCGCTTGAGTGCGTACCACGGCTCGACCTTCCTCACCATGTCGATCGGCAACAAGGCGGCCGACCGCGCCCCCGAATTCGATTTCATGAGTGATTTGTTTCACCACATTTCCTGCCCTAATTATTACCGGGCACCTGAGGGGATGAGCGAGCCCGATTTTCTTGACTTTCTGGTCAGCGAGTTCGAAGACAAGATCCTCACGCTCGGCCCGGACAACGTAGCCGCCTTCTTTGCCGAACCGATCATGGGCTCGGGTGGTGTGATCATCCCACCTGTCGGCTATCACCGCCGCATGTGGGAGATCTGCCAGCGCTACGACCTGCTTTACGTAGCCGATGAAGTGGTGACGTCGTTCGGCCGGCTCGGTGCATTTTTCGCCTCCGAAGACGTGTTCGGCATGCAGCCCGATATCATCACCACCGCCAAGGGCCTGACGTCCGGCTACTTGCCGTTGGGCGCGTGCATTTTCTCCGAGCGCATCTGGCAAGTGATCGGCGAACCGGGCAAGGGCCGTTGCTTCACCCACGGTTTCACCTACAGCGGCCACCCGGTCAGTTGTGTGGCGGCGCTGAAAAACATAGAAATCATTGAGCGGGAAAACCTGCTGGCGCATGTTGAGGATGTCGGCGTGTATCTCGAACAACGCCTGCAAACACTGGCCGACCTGCCCCTGGTGGGTGATATCCGTTGCCAGCGTCTGATGGCCTGCATTGAATTTGTCGCAGATAAACGCAGCAAGGCGCTGTTGCCGGACGCGGTGAATATCGGCGAGAAAATCCACTTGCGCGCCCAGGCAAAAGGCCTGCTGGTGCGTCCGATCGGCCATTTGAATGTGATGTCGCCACCGCTGATCATCACCCGCGCCCAGGTCGACGAAATCGTCGAAACCCTGCGCCAGTGCATCCTCGACACGACGGTCGAGCTGCGTGAAAGCGGCGAGTATCAAGGCCGATGA
- a CDS encoding ABC transporter permease: MLNLSPVARRRFERFKKNRRGWWSLWLFIGLFILTLGGELIANDKPLVLSFKNELYFPVFKRYTEQEFGGQLPFQPDYRSDYVQKLIKKDGGWMLFPPIPFSDDTPNYELSRPAPSPPSSVNWLGTDDQSRDVLARVIFGARVSILFALALTAISAAIGIAAGALQGYYGGWVDLLGQRILEVWSGLPVLYLLIILSGFVEPNFWWLLGIMALFSWLALVDVVRAEFLRGRNLEYVKAARALGLGDGKIIRRHILPNAMTATLSYLPFILTGAISTLSALDFLGFGMPAGSASLGELIAQGKQNLQAPWLGLTAFFTLAVILSLLVFIGEALRDAFDPRS, translated from the coding sequence ATGCTAAATCTGTCTCCCGTGGCCCGCCGGCGTTTCGAACGGTTCAAGAAGAATCGTCGCGGCTGGTGGTCGCTGTGGCTGTTTATCGGCCTGTTTATCCTTACCCTGGGCGGCGAGCTGATCGCCAACGACAAGCCCTTGGTACTGAGCTTCAAAAACGAGCTGTATTTCCCGGTGTTCAAGCGCTACACCGAGCAGGAGTTTGGCGGGCAACTGCCGTTCCAGCCCGACTACCGCAGTGACTACGTGCAGAAGCTGATCAAAAAGGACGGCGGCTGGATGTTGTTTCCGCCGATTCCGTTCAGCGACGACACACCCAATTACGAATTGAGCCGCCCTGCCCCCAGCCCGCCTTCGTCGGTGAACTGGCTGGGCACCGATGATCAGTCGCGGGATGTGTTGGCGCGGGTGATCTTTGGCGCACGCGTGTCGATCCTGTTTGCCCTGGCCCTCACCGCCATCAGTGCAGCCATCGGCATCGCCGCCGGTGCGTTGCAGGGTTACTACGGCGGTTGGGTCGACTTGCTCGGCCAGCGCATTCTGGAGGTGTGGTCGGGGCTGCCGGTGCTGTATTTGCTGATTATTCTGTCGGGGTTTGTCGAGCCCAATTTCTGGTGGCTGCTGGGCATCATGGCGCTGTTTTCCTGGCTCGCACTGGTGGACGTAGTGCGCGCCGAGTTCCTGCGCGGGCGCAACCTGGAATACGTCAAGGCCGCACGGGCCCTGGGCCTGGGCGACGGCAAGATCATTCGACGGCACATCCTGCCCAATGCCATGACCGCCACCCTGAGTTACCTGCCGTTTATTTTGACCGGGGCGATTTCCACCCTCAGCGCCCTGGATTTCCTGGGCTTTGGCATGCCTGCGGGCAGCGCGTCGCTGGGGGAACTGATCGCCCAGGGCAAGCAGAACCTGCAGGCGCCGTGGCTGGGCCTGACGGCGTTT